The stretch of DNA TAAAATTCCACTTATCGCTGACATTCGTCGTAATCATGTAGAAGATACCGTCATGATACCGGAGTGTTGGGGCCATGATTCCGGCTGTCATATGATCTGCCGTCGTATGCAATTGAGAATTTCTGTCGAGAATATGCCCAATTTGTTCCCAATTGGCAAGGTCTGTGCTATGAAAAATGGGAACTCCCGGGAATAGAGAAAAACTTGAGGTAATCATATAAAAATCATCATCTACCCTACAAATGGAAGGGTCGGGATAAAATCCTGGTAAAATCGGATTTATTAACTGTTTATTCACAGAAAAATCGCCTCTTATCTCCAGATATTCATTTGGTATTTATTTAACTACTTCTTCGATTTTTATATATGGGTTGAGCCCTTTTGGGTGACCTTGGTACCGGTTCCGTTCAGCTAATCGGGCACTAAAAGCACTTATTGGTGACCGCGGCACCGGTTCCATTCACCTTTTCGGGCATTAAAAGCCCCTATTGGTGACCGCGGCACCGGTTCCATTCACTTTTTCGGGCACCAAGAGTGCTTATTAATAATTAAACCAAAATCAAAGTCCTCTTATGTGTACCGCCAAGAACAGTATCCACCACTGGAGGAAAATAAGAACAGCTATAGGTATAGTTTACTTCTATTTCATGGCTACCTGATTCCAAGCCGCCTTCTTTTGCAACAGTAAGAGTGGCTGGTTCTAGGAGACCCCAGTGAACATCTCCGAGTTCAGCCATTTCAGCTTGCGTATAAGTAACACCATTAATCGTCCAAGTAATTTGATCGCCCGAAAATGTTTCCCCATTGACTGTAACCGTGGCCGGGCGTAACTGAGAAAGCCAGAGACCTCTATAATAAAGGGATCTGATGTTAATCTGAAAGCCTATGATTTTTCCATGACTTTTTACATTTCTAAATCCTCTCGATTGAATACAAGCTTTTTCTAACATATCGAATCTCTCCTATTCTCCCAAAATTCTTTTCATCATGACATGGTGTTTCCGCACCTGTTCAACCGCAAACCCGGGCACATCTTTCTTCGGTCCTTCATACTCACTTACCATATAACCATCCCAGTTGTGCTCTATCAGTGTGTTAATTACCTTTTCGTATGGAATCGTCATCTCTTCGAAATCATCTGACATCTTCACGAATTTAGCATGACAGCAGTAAACATATGGTAGCAATGGGATAATATCCTCTACTCCGCTGTGGTCACTCTCAGGCATGATAAACTCATTTTCCTCCCATTCACTGGCCGCCAAAGTCTTTGTCGTAAAAACACCGAAGTCTATGTTTAGTCCAAAATGTTTCGTTCCTGTCTCTTCAATAAACTCTACATAATCTTCCACCATTTTGGATTTCAGAAGCGTAGGTGCATGAATCTCCGGACACATGCGCACATTGTATTTTTCTGCCATCGGGAGGGCCATTTTAATAAATTCCCGCCAGTTTTCTACTGGAGTAAGGTCATTATCTATAACACCTAATTTTGTACGTAGAATAGTAAATCCGAGTCTGTTTGCCAATTTAAAATCACGAACCAACATTTCATATGATTCTTCTGCTGTAAGGTGCCTTCCTTGATAAAGGCGGGAATCCACCCAATGTCCATATTCAACCGGTACAATATCATATTTTTTAATCAACCTGTCCCAATTCACCAGCCATTCTTCACTTGGATTTGGATAGCCTTCAATATGCGAGTTTGCTAAGATTTCTAATCCCTTTGCCCCCATATCATGCATTTCTGCAAACATATCTTCCAAACTCATTGTTACACCATATTCACCCGCGTAACTGTAAAGTGAAACTCCTCGCTTTGGTTTCCCCATAATCTGTTTACTCATCCGTACCTACTCTCCTTTTCTAGCAAAAATATTAATTGCGCTTCCATTAAATATTTAACTCTTGTTCGATTGTTTAACTAGAGATGCTGCCCCAATCACACCAGCATCATTTCCTAACTGTGCAAGTTTCAATTTTGTACTGGTTCTTACTGTTGGGAAGGCAAACTTACGGAAGTATTCTTCCACTCCTGTTAACAGGATATCTCCTGCTGCTGAAACACCTCCGCCAATCACAATGGTTTCTGGGTTTAATATGTTCCCAATATTGCCGCAAGCAAGGCCCAAGTAATAATAAAATTTATCTGCAACGATTAAGGCTAATTTATCTCCACGTTTGGCATGATCAAACACGGTCTTTGCCATTACTTCCTGTCCATCGTCAATTAACCACTTCAATTCTGATTCCCCAGAAAATTTTTCAGAAAAATCCCTAGCCAATCGGACAACACCTGTTGCACTAGCAACTGTCTCCAAACATCCTTGATTTCCACACGTACACTTATAGCCCTCTGAATCTACAATAATATGGCCAATTTCTCCTCCTGCTCCAACTTTCCCATGAATCAGATTGCCAGCTGCAATAATCCCGCCGCCAACACCTGTTCCAAGTGTAACGAAGACCACATCCGCACCATTTTCACCGGCACCCTTCCAGCGCTCGCCTAATGCTGCTACATTTGCATCATTATCAATATTAAATGGAATGCCTGTCCCAGCTTCTATCAATGCTTTCACTGGCTGCAAAGTACTCCAATTTAAATTATAGGCTCCGATAACAGTCCCACTCTCGCGATCAACGGTTCCAGGGGAACCCATTCCAATTCCCAAGAATTCATTAGCTGCCAGCCCATATAATTCCAGTCGGTGATTAATGGATTCGATAATGTTTGGAACAATATTCTTCCCAGCTTCTTGAATATCTGTAACAATACTCCACTTTTGCAGGAGTTCTCCCTCATCTGTCAAAATCGCAAACTTTACCGTTGTGCCGCCTAAATCAATCCCAATTAGCTTTTTCATCTTTTTCCCGCCTTAGTAAAGAATACAGGTGAAATTCACCTGTATTCTCATAAATTATATTCCTAGTATTTTTCTTTGCATTTCTAAATGACGTTTCGTCATTTCTACGCCTCTACCCGATAAATGATCCTCATATTCAGAAACAATATACCCATCAAAATCAGAGTTTTGGATAATCGGTAATATATCTTGATATGGAATACTTGCTTCCTCAAGGTTCTCATCAATATAATGGAATTTCCCATGGAAGTGGATATTGTATGGCATGATTTTCTTTAATCCTTCTAAATCAGGCTCGTTATAGAATGTGACAAATCCATACATTCCTTGGAGAGCACCCATTACAGGACCATTAGCGCCGGCTTCAATCAGCCGCTGTCTGGCTTCCTCTCTTGGCACACCATCATAACGTAATTGAGCAGCCATTTCTAGCAATTCGAGAGGTGCTCCGTTTGCTAGAGCCTCATCCCAATGAGGTTTATTTGGTCGAGTCGCAAAAGTTCCAAAGTCTGTTACAAATCCAAGATATTTAGATCCTGTCTTCTCAATTACTTCCACATATTTTTGGATATTAGGTGATGTTGGCGTTTCAGGATTATGGATTTCAACCCCTACCTTAATGCCATAAGCTTCTGCATAAGGCGCTAATTTTGCGAATGCTGATGGCGGTAAAAGGTACTGGGCACGCATAATCTTACATCCCAATTTGTTAGCCGTTTTTAAATCGATTATGGCGGATTGCAGCAATTCGTCTTCTGTCAAATCGCGATCGGATCTTAATCCGCGGTCCGCATTGGCTCCGTAGGACACAAAGTCAATCCCATAGTGATTCGTCATTGCTTTAAATTCATTTAACACTTTGTCGCTTACATATGGATAAGAAGGCAGCATTTGGGTCCCTACCAATTCAAATCCTTCTGCCCCATATTCCGCAGCCGTACGAATACAATCTTCTAATGTAAATTTGCCTTTAATATATTCATCTGTAAAGCTATATAAAGAAACTCCTAATTTTATATTACTCATTGGCCTTAACCTCCTCTCTCCTAATCTCTAACAGTTAATGTTTTGCTGCCACAAGAATCTAGTACGGCGTATTCACGTTCTATCTTTCTTCCTGGAACCGCCATGTAAGGGATACGTAACATTAATCTAACATCAATTTGATGTTCCCCTTTTGATAATCCCCCCGGTTGGTAAACATTGATTGTCGCTGGCTCTATTAAATTCCAAAACTCTGAAATAAGACTTGGTAATTGACTTAACGTAAACTCTTTTCCATTAAGACAAAAAGTGATATCATCTGAATTTACTTCTTTACCATCAACGGTAACAGCACACTCCTCAATACAGGATAAGAAATGTCCACGATAGTTACTTAAACGGATTTGGAACTCATATCCTAGCTTTTTCCCATTCACATATGTGTTTACTAGACTATCATCACAAACAACATCGACGAAGGGCAGTTTCATACTAAATGCCATGTTTACACCTCCTATTTGCTTAAAACAGTCTCATCTTCGAAAACAATTTCCTTACCTGTTTCAGCAGATTTATAAACTGCATCTAAAATTTTCGTTACGACAAATGCCTGTTCAGGTTTTACAAGTGGTTCTTTATCATATAAAACAGCCTCTAACCATTGCTTTGCTTCTAGTACTTCTGGCTTATTCGATCCGCCTTCAAAGAAAGCAATTGCACCCCCTGCGGAGTTTTTCTCTTCTGTTAACATGCCATTGCGTGCTGAATTATAAACCAACTCATTGGTACGGAAGCTCATCCCGGAATTGATTTGTGCACCAGCCTTTGTTCCGCAAAGGGTAGTTGCCGCCTCTCTGGATTCTAAAACGTTAAGAGCCCAAGAGGATTCAAGGAAAATCGTAGCTCCATTTTCCATTTTGATATAACCAAACGCAGAGTCTTCTACTTCATACGTTTCAGGATCCCATGGTCCAAACATATTGCCTTCAACGGCTTCTGGTAGATTGCCTAATTTATTGAAAACAGAACCTGTTACAGAAACTGGTTTGTAATTATCCATCATCCATAAAGTAATATCGAGAGCATGTGTACCAATATCGATTAAAGGACCTCCACCTTGTTGGGATTTATCAGGAAATACTCCCCAAGTTGGTACGGCACGGCGTCGAAGCGCATGTGCTTTTGCAAAATAAATATCTCCAAGCTCGTCTTTTTCACAAGATTTATGAAGAGATTGTACTTCCGGACGGAAGCGGTTTTGATAACCAATTGTAAATTTCTTTCCAGATACTTTCCAAGCATCGATCATTTTTTGAGCAGCTTCTGTAGTGTGAGCCATTGGTTTTTCACACATAACATGCTTGCCTGCTTCAAAGGCTGCAACCGTAATGGGGCTATGGCTTACGTTCGGAGTTAAAACGTGTACAAGATCAATTGATTCATCCTTCAATAGCTCACGATAGTCTGCGTAAACTTTAGCATCTGGTGTTCCAAATTCTTTCGCTGCTTTTTCAGCACGTTCAATGACGATATCACAAAACGCAACGATTTCACTTATATCTTTAAATTGTGATAATGCAGGAAAATGCTTCTGATTTGCAATACCACCGCAGCCAATAATACCAATTTTTAATTTACCCATAATTTTCATTCTCCTTTTTCTTCATTTAATAAATGATTGTTTTGATTTGATTTATATATTGAGAATCTATTTAAGCAAAAAACTGACTCAAATAGTTTTTACTAATTTTAATAGAATCTTTTCTAGATTTAAGTGAATCTTCGAATGCTTTGTCCTCTACTTCAATGACGGCATATCCGCGGTATCCAATATCAGTTAAGGCAGAAACATATTGTCCCCAATTGACATCACCTAGACCTGGTAATTTAGGCGAAATGTATTCAAGTGGTGTTGCCATGATTCCGACATCATTTAACCGATCCTTGTATATCTTAATGTCTTTAAAGTGGATGTGGAAAATGCGATCTTGGAACTCATAGATTGGCTTGATATAGTCCATTTGCTGCCAAACAAAATGAGAAGGATCGAAATTCAATCCGAAATTTTGATTAGGAATTAATTCAAACACGCGACGGAAGATAGCGGGTGTTGTCATTAGGTTTTGTCCGCCTGGCCATTCATCTGCAGTAAATAGCATCGGGCAGTTTTCAATCGCTATCTTCACTCCAAGCTCTTCAGCATATTCAACGATAGGCTTCCAAACAGTAGTCATGGTAGTCAAATTTTCTTCTATTGTTTTCTTTTGATCTCTTCCAATAAACGTAGTAACCATGTTTATATCAAGTTTGTTAGCTGCCTCAATACATTTTTTTATGTGGGTTACATAGTAATCACTTTTTTCGGAATTCTCATCTAAAGCATTGGGATAATAAGCTATAGCGGAAATTTTAATTCCTTTGGCTTTGCTATAATTTTTGATATATTCCACATCTAAGTTATCAACATCAATGTGGGTTACGCCAGCATATTTCCGGGCTGCTTTCCCTTTCGGCCATGCACATATCTCCACACATGAAAAACCGTTGTCAGCTGCATAGTCAATTACTTCTTCAAAGTTGCATTCACTCAAAATTGCGCTGTTAAATCCAAGTTTCATTGCTGTCTAATCCTCCTCCTATGTTTCTATTAGGTTTTATCTATTGATTCCGCTTACATATATATCTTAACCTCTTTTTACACTTGTTCCCTTTCTTTAATTATCCTCATCAGGTATAGATTTTCGTCTTTTTCTAAGCTCCTTTTTTAAGAAAATTAAATAGATTAAAAATAATATAGTTATTTTTAATCTATTGGAGAATTTGATTAAAAATAAAAGAGATGCGATAAACTGTGTATCGCACCTCAGGACTTCATTATAAAGATAGAGATATTTTTCCAAACATACCGGTGGGATCGATAGGATCGTGCCAAACAATAAATGGTGGTTCAGGGTGATTGAAACGATCACGATCTAATGTTGTAGCTACTTCTACTCGAATAGTATTGGTACCTTTCTTTAAATAGTTTGCCACCTCAAAAACATAAGGTGGACACACTTTCATCCCCACATATTCATCATTGATCCATATTTCTACTGCTTCATAAATATTCTCGAAAGATAATATCCCTTGTTTTGTTACTTCTTCTAGTTCAAACGTCTTTTCGTACTTAATGATTCCAGTGAAAGTGGGATGTTCTTTGGAAATCGGTACTAATTCTTTCATTTGTTTCACTTCAGCGAAATTTGGATATTCGATATTCTTTACGAATGAATAGTTCCAATCGGTTGATAAATCGATTGTTTCTTCACATTCAGAGAGTTTCAAAGAATGTGGTTGATAATCTCTATATTCACCAATTTGTTCATCATCACTAACAAACACAACACAAGATTCATAAGGTTTTAACTCTAAATAAATAATCGCGTTTCCATTCTCTTTTCTTACTAGCAGATTTTCAAATGTATTTTCTTGCCCGTTATAAATCATAGCAGATTCACCTTCTGGTAATTCAATTTCTCCACTGAAGGTCTCATGTGCAGATTCATTCTGGAACATGTAAATGTCATTTTCTTTTCTATAATGATAATAAGTTAAGTCCTTAAAAGCTACCTTTAATCGAATATCAAATATCCCATCTGCCTTAAGCACCGAATCCAACTCACTTAAAGCTACAACCTTACACTTTTCAACTACTTTTAATAGTTCTGAAACTTCCTGTCCATCTACTTCATTAGAAATTCCTTCTGGTCTGCCATCTACAAAAATAATCTCTAGGTCACCTGAATTTTTGATAAAAGCAGCTAGTTCTTTCGTAATATATTGACTGTAAGGAATCACTAAACATTTAAATTCTTCATCATTAATGTGTAAAACGTTATTCTCTATTTTTCCATTATAAGAACCTAAGTCACTTAAGATATCAATCGGAACAAAATCAAAATCGATTTGATTTTCAGTCAGTACTCTGGCAGGCTTTTGCATTTTCATATATTCACCGGTCCATTCACTCTCGCCATGATATAAAACGGCAACAGGAGCAACATGGGTACCGCCATTAAAAATATGACAAAGGCGGTTAGCATAATGCATGAGATAAGCAAAATGCTTGAACTGCGGATTATGTCCTCTTGCATAAAAATGCGGCGGGCAATCAAAGTCAGGGTATTCTCTCATTGAAAAGGCGTGAGGTACAAGATAATTGATACCTCGAATGAACAAATGGTCCAGAATATACTTCATATCCCTGACTCCAAGTTTCCAACCATAAGCTCCAAAAAGTTCACACATCGTCCTTCCTTTTTTCTTCGGATCGAGATGTCCATAAGAAGAACCTAACTTCCCTAATGTATAATGGTAGAATTCTCCATCTCCTTTAAAGACTCCCCTTCTCTCTAAACCGGCACCGCCAAAAATTATTTGACCGCCAATTACATCAATTCCCGACATATGCTGGCCAGACAACGCTCTAAAGAAATGCCCGGCACCACTGCCTAATCGGCTATGCTGATCATTATCCTCAATCACGTGTCCAATGTATTCAACATTGTGTTCTTCACACCATTTTCCTAATTGTTTACTGAAATTCTTTTCATATAAACGAGTAACGGTATCCATATAGGTAAATCGTGTATGGACACATTGATTCATTTCTTCTGAACTATTCCATAAATAAGGCAGGTACATTCTCCAATTGTCACCAAGAACGTCTGAAAGAATATTTTTTGCCTCTTCACTCCAAGGTAGAGGCATATCTTTTCTTCCAATCGATTCATTAAAGTCAAATCCATTTACATTACCGAATGCAGGCTCATCCGAAAAGAAACCAGCAAACGTCTTTCCAAAATCGGTCTTATAACGTGCATAATGGGGTTCGTAAACTGCTTCAAGCTGTGTGCTGACAGACTCTTCATCAATCATATTAATATATTTCGGATTTCCGCCATCTGTCTTGGTTTCATACACAACATAAAGTCTCCATGGTCCTTCCGGCAAGG from Neobacillus sp. CF12 encodes:
- a CDS encoding Gfo/Idh/MocA family oxidoreductase, translating into MGKLKIGIIGCGGIANQKHFPALSQFKDISEIVAFCDIVIERAEKAAKEFGTPDAKVYADYRELLKDESIDLVHVLTPNVSHSPITVAAFEAGKHVMCEKPMAHTTEAAQKMIDAWKVSGKKFTIGYQNRFRPEVQSLHKSCEKDELGDIYFAKAHALRRRAVPTWGVFPDKSQQGGGPLIDIGTHALDITLWMMDNYKPVSVTGSVFNKLGNLPEAVEGNMFGPWDPETYEVEDSAFGYIKMENGATIFLESSWALNVLESREAATTLCGTKAGAQINSGMSFRTNELVYNSARNGMLTEEKNSAGGAIAFFEGGSNKPEVLEAKQWLEAVLYDKEPLVKPEQAFVVTKILDAVYKSAETGKEIVFEDETVLSK
- a CDS encoding ROK family glucokinase, encoding MKKLIGIDLGGTTVKFAILTDEGELLQKWSIVTDIQEAGKNIVPNIIESINHRLELYGLAANEFLGIGMGSPGTVDRESGTVIGAYNLNWSTLQPVKALIEAGTGIPFNIDNDANVAALGERWKGAGENGADVVFVTLGTGVGGGIIAAGNLIHGKVGAGGEIGHIIVDSEGYKCTCGNQGCLETVASATGVVRLARDFSEKFSGESELKWLIDDGQEVMAKTVFDHAKRGDKLALIVADKFYYYLGLACGNIGNILNPETIVIGGGVSAAGDILLTGVEEYFRKFAFPTVRTSTKLKLAQLGNDAGVIGAASLVKQSNKS
- a CDS encoding glycosyl hydrolase, giving the protein MEKTKKDLINHKNENYILPFLWMKGEAEHIIREEISKIYECGIRGICVEARPHPDFAGPGWWHDLDIVMEEAKQRSMRVWVLDDAHFPTGYANGLIEKKYPNRKKTYINYNTLDILGAQNEVAVHITPMLKPKSSWLDIGKPIDKEEQKNNKLISVVAAKLIKEAIIHEELVDLTDSVEGDFLTCTLPEGPWRLYVVYETKTDGGNPKYINMIDEESVSTQLEAVYEPHYARYKTDFGKTFAGFFSDEPAFGNVNGFDFNESIGRKDMPLPWSEEAKNILSDVLGDNWRMYLPYLWNSSEEMNQCVHTRFTYMDTVTRLYEKNFSKQLGKWCEEHNVEYIGHVIEDNDQHSRLGSGAGHFFRALSGQHMSGIDVIGGQIIFGGAGLERRGVFKGDGEFYHYTLGKLGSSYGHLDPKKKGRTMCELFGAYGWKLGVRDMKYILDHLFIRGINYLVPHAFSMREYPDFDCPPHFYARGHNPQFKHFAYLMHYANRLCHIFNGGTHVAPVAVLYHGESEWTGEYMKMQKPARVLTENQIDFDFVPIDILSDLGSYNGKIENNVLHINDEEFKCLVIPYSQYITKELAAFIKNSGDLEIIFVDGRPEGISNEVDGQEVSELLKVVEKCKVVALSELDSVLKADGIFDIRLKVAFKDLTYYHYRKENDIYMFQNESAHETFSGEIELPEGESAMIYNGQENTFENLLVRKENGNAIIYLELKPYESCVVFVSDDEQIGEYRDYQPHSLKLSECEETIDLSTDWNYSFVKNIEYPNFAEVKQMKELVPISKEHPTFTGIIKYEKTFELEEVTKQGILSFENIYEAVEIWINDEYVGMKVCPPYVFEVANYLKKGTNTIRVEVATTLDRDRFNHPEPPFIVWHDPIDPTGMFGKISLSL
- a CDS encoding TIM barrel protein; its protein translation is MSKQIMGKPKRGVSLYSYAGEYGVTMSLEDMFAEMHDMGAKGLEILANSHIEGYPNPSEEWLVNWDRLIKKYDIVPVEYGHWVDSRLYQGRHLTAEESYEMLVRDFKLANRLGFTILRTKLGVIDNDLTPVENWREFIKMALPMAEKYNVRMCPEIHAPTLLKSKMVEDYVEFIEETGTKHFGLNIDFGVFTTKTLAASEWEENEFIMPESDHSGVEDIIPLLPYVYCCHAKFVKMSDDFEEMTIPYEKVINTLIEHNWDGYMVSEYEGPKKDVPGFAVEQVRKHHVMMKRILGE
- a CDS encoding sugar phosphate isomerase/epimerase family protein produces the protein MKLGFNSAILSECNFEEVIDYAADNGFSCVEICAWPKGKAARKYAGVTHIDVDNLDVEYIKNYSKAKGIKISAIAYYPNALDENSEKSDYYVTHIKKCIEAANKLDINMVTTFIGRDQKKTIEENLTTMTTVWKPIVEYAEELGVKIAIENCPMLFTADEWPGGQNLMTTPAIFRRVFELIPNQNFGLNFDPSHFVWQQMDYIKPIYEFQDRIFHIHFKDIKIYKDRLNDVGIMATPLEYISPKLPGLGDVNWGQYVSALTDIGYRGYAVIEVEDKAFEDSLKSRKDSIKISKNYLSQFFA
- a CDS encoding TIM barrel protein is translated as MSNIKLGVSLYSFTDEYIKGKFTLEDCIRTAAEYGAEGFELVGTQMLPSYPYVSDKVLNEFKAMTNHYGIDFVSYGANADRGLRSDRDLTEDELLQSAIIDLKTANKLGCKIMRAQYLLPPSAFAKLAPYAEAYGIKVGVEIHNPETPTSPNIQKYVEVIEKTGSKYLGFVTDFGTFATRPNKPHWDEALANGAPLELLEMAAQLRYDGVPREEARQRLIEAGANGPVMGALQGMYGFVTFYNEPDLEGLKKIMPYNIHFHGKFHYIDENLEEASIPYQDILPIIQNSDFDGYIVSEYEDHLSGRGVEMTKRHLEMQRKILGI
- a CDS encoding DUF6379 domain-containing protein, producing the protein MAFSMKLPFVDVVCDDSLVNTYVNGKKLGYEFQIRLSNYRGHFLSCIEECAVTVDGKEVNSDDITFCLNGKEFTLSQLPSLISEFWNLIEPATINVYQPGGLSKGEHQIDVRLMLRIPYMAVPGRKIEREYAVLDSCGSKTLTVRD
- a CDS encoding DUF6379 domain-containing protein, coding for MLEKACIQSRGFRNVKSHGKIIGFQINIRSLYYRGLWLSQLRPATVTVNGETFSGDQITWTINGVTYTQAEMAELGDVHWGLLEPATLTVAKEGGLESGSHEIEVNYTYSCSYFPPVVDTVLGGTHKRTLILV